In a single window of the Orbaceae bacterium lpD04 genome:
- the rraA gene encoding ribonuclease E activity regulator RraA translates to MNFDTSVLCDFYPEDINVVEPIFTNFGGVSVFSGQVVTVKCFEDNGLLYEVLQNDGTGKVLVVDGGGSTRRALLDGELVDIAIQNSWQGIIIYGAVRQVDYLADVEIGIQAIAAIPVGAEDQGIGETDIKVNFAGVTFFSGDFIYADNTGIILSEIALEYNME, encoded by the coding sequence ATGAACTTTGATACATCTGTACTTTGTGATTTTTACCCTGAAGATATAAATGTTGTTGAGCCAATTTTCACTAACTTTGGTGGAGTGTCCGTTTTCTCAGGTCAAGTGGTTACAGTCAAATGCTTCGAAGATAATGGATTATTATATGAAGTGTTACAAAATGACGGTACAGGTAAAGTGCTTGTGGTTGATGGTGGTGGCTCAACAAGAAGAGCTTTGCTAGATGGTGAGCTTGTTGATATTGCAATTCAAAATAGTTGGCAAGGCATTATTATCTATGGTGCAGTAAGACAAGTCGATTATCTTGCTGATGTTGAAATTGGCATTCAAGCTATTGCCGCAATTCCAGTTGGTGCTGAAGATCAAGGTATTGGCGAAACAGATATTAAAGTCAATTTTGCAGGGGTTACGTTCTTTTCAGGTGATTTTATTTACGCTGATAACACTGGCATTATTTTGTCTGAAATCGCTTTAGAATATAATATGGAATAA